In Scylla paramamosain isolate STU-SP2022 chromosome 19, ASM3559412v1, whole genome shotgun sequence, a single genomic region encodes these proteins:
- the LOC135109699 gene encoding uncharacterized protein LOC135109699 has translation MKIAAVVAVVAGFCLLAVSGEPEPEAVAGYVGGHHSYHPVVVHPGHYGRNRYGRSADPEPEAEAEPSFRSRGWGYQSRPYYHSYSRLHKRSADPEPEAEAEPSFRSRGWGYQSRPYYHSYSHLHKRSADPEPEAEAEPSFRSRGWGYQSRPYYHSYSRLHKRSADPEPEAEAEPSFRSRGWGYQSRPYYHSYSRLHKRSADPEPEAEAEPSFRSRGWGYQSRPYYHSYSHLHKRSADPEPEAEAEPSFRSRGWGYQSRPYYHSYSHLHKRSADPEPEAEAEPSFRSRGWGYQSRPYYHSYSHLHKRSADPEPEAEAEPSFRSRGWGYQSRPYYSRGYGGYGY, from the exons ATGAAGATCGCG gctgtagtagcagttgttgcgGGCTTCTGCCTCCTAGCAGTGAGCGGTGAGCCCGAGCCTGAGGCTGTTGCTGGCTACGTGGGAGGGCATCACTCATACCACCCAGTTGTCGTGCACCCCGGGCACTACGGTCGTAACCGCTACGGGAGGAGCGCCGACCCCGAGCCAGAGGCCGAAGCTGAGCCTAGCTTCAGATCCCGTGGCTGGGGTTACCAGAGCCGCCCTTACTACCACAGCTATTCACGTCTCCACAAGAGGAGCGCCGACCCCGAGCCAGAGGCCGAAGCTGAGCCTAGCTTCAGATCCCGTGGCTGGGGTTACCAGAGCCGCCCTTACTACCACAGCTATTCACATCTCCACAAGAGGAGCGCCGACCCCGAGCCAGAGGCCGAAGCTGAGCCTAGCTTCAGATCCCGTGGCTGGGGTTACCAGAGCCGCCCTTACTACCATAGCTATTCACGTCTCCACAAGAGGAGCGCCGATCCCGAGCCAGAGGCCGAAGCTGAGCCTAGCTTCAGATCCCGTGGCTGGGGTTACCAGAGCCGCCCTTACTACCATAGCTATTCACGTCTCCACAAGAGGAGCGCCGACCCCGAGCCAGAGGCCGAAGCTGAGCCTAGCTTCAGATCCCGTGGCTGGGGTTACCAGAGCCGCCCTTACTACCACAGCTATTCACATCTCCACAAGAGGAGCGCCGACCCCGAGCCAGAGGCCGAAGCTGAGCCTAGCTTCAGATCCCGTGGCTGGGGTTACCAGAGCCGCCCTTACTACCACAGCTATTCACATCTCCACAAGAGGAGCGCCGACCCCGAGCCAGAGGCCGAAGCTGAGCCTAGCTTCAGATCCCGTGGCTGGGGTTACCAGAGCCGCCCTTACTACCACAGCTATTCACATCTCCACAAGAGGAGCGCCGACCCCGAGCCAGAGGCCGAAGCTGAGCCTAGCTTCAGATCCCGTGGCTGGGGTTACCAGAGCCGCCCTTACTACTCTCGCGGCTATGGAGGTTACGGTTATTAA